One genomic segment of Arthrobacter sp. NicSoilB8 includes these proteins:
- a CDS encoding CHAP domain-containing protein has product MLSTGAAVAAPVLVLGLLFSLVLVLAPAKPAAADCGPAISVGIDGSTKVYGYTQEQLKNVAAIMGAGKTLHLSARGQMVSVLVALGESGLRVLDTGDGAGPDSRGLFQQRGNGAWGSYTDRMNPTISATNFIKALQAVPGWELLEPTLAGNKVQRNTDPYHYRKYWPEAVKLVLALSTSKLSLQGRDCALPGQSGAGDDYPWKNSPTWLQAGANTASTSPLGMYYRECVDFALWRVNQQMGSTGAPFKVLNGTFRPDGQQLGSAVTWKAGWDAKGWPTGSTPRVGAVVWYAPGAGGADSTFGHVAVVKAVNADGTYLEEGYNGNPAPADHSYYARTVANTVPSAFLYLPTQEEKK; this is encoded by the coding sequence ATGCTCAGCACCGGTGCCGCCGTCGCAGCCCCCGTGCTGGTGCTCGGTCTGCTCTTCTCCCTGGTCCTGGTGCTGGCCCCCGCCAAACCTGCTGCGGCCGACTGCGGTCCGGCCATTTCGGTCGGTATCGATGGCAGCACCAAGGTTTATGGGTATACCCAGGAGCAGTTGAAGAACGTCGCCGCCATCATGGGTGCCGGCAAAACCCTGCACCTGTCGGCCAGGGGTCAGATGGTCAGCGTCTTGGTGGCCTTGGGGGAGTCGGGCCTGCGGGTGCTGGATACCGGCGACGGTGCCGGGCCCGATTCCCGGGGGTTGTTCCAGCAGCGCGGCAACGGCGCGTGGGGCTCATACACAGACCGCATGAACCCCACCATCAGCGCGACGAACTTCATCAAGGCCCTGCAGGCCGTGCCCGGCTGGGAGCTGTTGGAGCCGACCCTTGCCGGTAACAAGGTCCAGCGCAACACCGACCCCTACCACTACCGGAAGTACTGGCCCGAGGCCGTCAAACTCGTCCTGGCGCTCTCGACCTCGAAGCTCTCCCTGCAAGGCAGGGACTGCGCGCTCCCGGGACAATCCGGGGCGGGGGATGACTACCCGTGGAAAAACTCCCCGACCTGGTTGCAGGCCGGAGCGAACACCGCCAGCACCTCACCGCTGGGCATGTACTACCGCGAGTGCGTGGACTTCGCCCTGTGGCGGGTGAACCAGCAGATGGGCTCAACGGGAGCTCCGTTCAAGGTCCTCAACGGCACCTTCCGCCCGGACGGGCAGCAGCTGGGTTCCGCGGTGACGTGGAAGGCCGGCTGGGATGCCAAGGGCTGGCCCACCGGCAGCACCCCCCGGGTCGGTGCCGTTGTCTGGTACGCCCCCGGCGCCGGGGGAGCGGACTCGACCTTCGGCCACGTCGCCGTGGTGAAGGCCGTCAACGCTGACGGGACCTATCTGGAGGAGGGCTACAACGGCAACCCGGCCCCGGCGGACCACAGCTACTACGCCCGGACGGTGGCCAACACTGTCCCCTCCGCTTTCCTGTACCTGCCCACCCAAGAGGAGAAGAAGTGA
- a CDS encoding TrbC/VirB2 family protein — protein sequence MNPFAVLDGSVIPNPTPVVPEQAKGLLTVLNWASGIGLVLGVLGVIIVGIGMVIQLRRGEGGESIGKLGWVLAGCIIITGASGIVRAFV from the coding sequence ATGAACCCCTTCGCTGTACTTGACGGAAGCGTCATCCCCAACCCCACCCCGGTCGTCCCGGAACAGGCCAAAGGCCTACTGACTGTCCTGAACTGGGCCTCCGGCATCGGGCTGGTCCTCGGCGTCCTGGGCGTCATCATCGTCGGCATCGGCATGGTCATCCAGCTCCGCCGCGGCGAAGGCGGCGAGTCCATCGGCAAGCTCGGCTGGGTCCTGGCCGGCTGCATCATCATCACCGGCGCCTCCGGCATCGTCCGCGCCTTCGTCTAA
- a CDS encoding chromosome partitioning protein ParA, with amino-acid sequence MGTTPTEVMAFPNIRAIVRDNGTAEVVVAGNSRIVPAGDSVQELRNSALALIVGEAQTLQRPVRARIEDPEGHGELIVHPDNRIESVSYDPRQTRRRAEAPETTPKAAGPAIIETVPAPEPVAAPATASPVDAQPWPPAPATVAPEPLSAAVVEEAAPTRRSLKETSFLVSAPVLEPATQGWRGTLTRLGLRMDPSEEEFAEREDIRTVSQHWPGPRTIAVVNRKGGANKTPTVVMLSAILARYSGAATVAWDNNESQGTLGWRTEKGSHDRSVLDLIDASTELLSPSTNAAEIAKFVHHQTADKFDVLRSDENEEGDHEVTADEVDIAHQVLTRYYRLVVMDSGNTARAANWRRMIDHTNQLVVPVTAIEDRAEAARLTLQTLESRGGHDAELARGAVVIVSESTDAKRSMSGEALKRAKDEALRIADGFAPFVHAVVRIPYDPALVNGPIRYEALQPATQRAWLAAAAAVAAGF; translated from the coding sequence ATGGGTACTACACCAACCGAAGTCATGGCCTTTCCCAACATAAGGGCCATCGTCCGGGACAACGGCACCGCCGAGGTCGTCGTCGCGGGCAACTCCCGCATCGTCCCTGCCGGGGACTCCGTTCAGGAACTCCGCAACAGCGCCCTGGCCCTCATCGTGGGCGAGGCACAGACCCTCCAGCGCCCCGTCAGGGCTCGGATCGAAGATCCTGAGGGCCACGGTGAACTCATCGTCCACCCGGACAACAGGATCGAATCCGTGTCCTATGACCCCCGGCAGACCCGCCGCCGGGCAGAAGCCCCGGAAACCACACCGAAGGCAGCCGGGCCGGCTATCATCGAGACCGTCCCCGCACCGGAGCCCGTGGCCGCTCCTGCCACTGCATCACCGGTGGACGCCCAGCCGTGGCCACCGGCCCCCGCGACGGTCGCCCCGGAACCGCTGTCAGCTGCCGTTGTTGAGGAAGCCGCACCGACGCGGCGCAGCCTGAAGGAAACTTCGTTTCTGGTCAGCGCCCCGGTGCTGGAACCGGCCACGCAGGGCTGGCGGGGAACGCTCACGCGCCTGGGACTGCGGATGGATCCCTCGGAGGAAGAATTCGCGGAACGGGAGGATATCCGCACGGTGAGCCAGCACTGGCCAGGCCCGCGGACGATTGCCGTGGTCAACCGCAAGGGCGGGGCGAACAAGACCCCCACCGTGGTGATGCTCTCGGCAATCCTCGCCCGCTACAGCGGCGCCGCCACGGTCGCGTGGGACAACAACGAGTCCCAGGGCACGCTCGGGTGGCGGACGGAAAAGGGCTCCCACGACCGCAGCGTCCTGGACCTGATCGACGCCTCCACCGAACTGCTCTCCCCGTCCACAAACGCGGCCGAAATCGCCAAGTTCGTCCACCACCAGACCGCGGACAAGTTCGACGTCCTGCGCTCGGACGAAAACGAGGAAGGCGACCACGAAGTCACCGCCGATGAAGTCGACATTGCCCACCAGGTTCTCACCCGCTATTACCGTCTTGTGGTGATGGATTCGGGCAACACGGCCCGGGCCGCGAACTGGCGCCGGATGATCGATCACACCAACCAGCTCGTCGTCCCGGTCACCGCCATCGAAGACCGCGCAGAAGCCGCCAGACTGACGCTGCAGACGCTGGAATCCCGTGGGGGGCACGACGCGGAACTGGCCCGGGGCGCCGTCGTCATCGTCTCCGAGTCCACCGACGCCAAGCGCAGCATGAGCGGCGAGGCTCTGAAACGGGCGAAGGACGAGGCCCTGCGGATCGCTGACGGCTTCGCACCCTTCGTCCACGCCGTCGTCCGGATTCCTTACGACCCGGCCCTGGTCAATGGGCCCATCCGCTACGAAGCCCTCCAACCCGCCACCCAGCGGGCCTGGCTCGCGGCCGCGGCAGCCGTCGCCGCTGGCTTCTAA
- a CDS encoding DUF6668 family protein — MQQSLNPWITRPAPADDADTASPEAHVPPPAAINAPLRGMVEPDAADRLGRCTVPGSAALWVTGTHGGSGESRIADLIEGARTTAHCWPVLQDGGKPRVLLVCRADMRGLTAARSALTQWASGAAPDLDLLGLAVLADAPGKTPKPLRDFATIVGGGAPRLWTLTWVEAWRHGDSTTLPPAREYQRFITDLAALAADTTPSITN, encoded by the coding sequence ATGCAACAGTCCCTGAACCCCTGGATCACCCGCCCGGCTCCAGCCGACGACGCGGACACGGCATCCCCGGAAGCGCACGTGCCGCCGCCGGCAGCCATCAATGCGCCGCTCAGGGGAATGGTCGAACCGGACGCCGCAGACCGGCTTGGCCGCTGCACCGTCCCAGGCTCCGCAGCACTGTGGGTCACCGGGACCCACGGTGGATCCGGCGAAAGCCGCATCGCCGACCTGATCGAAGGGGCGCGGACCACGGCTCACTGCTGGCCTGTCCTCCAGGACGGCGGCAAACCGCGGGTGCTGCTGGTTTGCCGTGCAGACATGCGGGGCCTGACAGCGGCCCGGAGCGCTCTGACCCAGTGGGCATCAGGGGCGGCACCCGATCTTGATCTGCTCGGCCTCGCCGTCCTGGCGGACGCCCCGGGCAAGACCCCCAAACCCTTGCGGGACTTCGCCACCATCGTCGGCGGGGGAGCGCCCCGGCTCTGGACGCTGACCTGGGTCGAAGCCTGGCGACACGGAGACTCCACGACCCTGCCGCCGGCCCGCGAGTACCAACGCTTCATCACTGACTTAGCCGCCCTGGCTGCCGACACCACACCAAGCATCACCAATTGA